From the genome of Hippocampus zosterae strain Florida chromosome 8, ASM2543408v3, whole genome shotgun sequence:
GCAAGcttcatggaacttgacatgcttggtttgctttcgcgggccagatctggcccccgggcctcgagtttgacatctTGTGCTTGACTGTATCGAAAGCATGGCTCAAACTCAAAGAGTTCGACCAAGGAGTTGCATTCCAATTTGTCATTCCGAGAATAAAAGCCCTGCGCAATGTTTATACGTGTTCCTTCTGTCTTTTAGACATCCAGCAAGTGTTGGTGGAGAGTGAAGAAGAGGTTCCCTCCGAGCAGCAGGAGGAGCCAACAGAGACCCTTCATGTTAAAGAAGAAaacgaggatgaggatgagtgGAGCAGCTATGGTGTCAAGCGCGAGGACGACAGTGCGCCTCATGGACGCGGAGAGGAGAACCGAAGCGGCGCGAGTTGGGAAATCGAAGCCAAAGCGGACGTGGGCGACGACATCTCCGCCTCTTCCGACACCGAACTCAGCGACGACGCCAAAGAGCCATCGGACCCCAAAGGTGACAACGGCCCGTTAATCTGCGCAGAATGCGGCAAAACGTTTGTCCAGAGGGGGAATTTGAACAGACACCTGAGAACACACAGCGGGGAGAAACCGTTTGTGTGTTCGTTTTGCAGCAAGAGCTTCACCAGGAAGTCCGATTTGAAGGTGCACATGCAGGCCAaacacacgggcgagaagcccttCAACTGCGACGTCTGCGCAAAAAAATTCCCGGTGAAGAAATACTTGATGATTCACATGAGGACGCACTCTCTGGAAAAACCGTTCGCTTGCTCGGCTTGCTCCAAAGCATTCGCCGCCAAAGCCGAATTGGAAGCGCACGGCGACGGCGAGCACTGCGGCGCATCATCACAAGCGGCCGCGCCCCCGCCCGCGCCGCACTCCTCCGAGACGGACCCGACACCCAAGACCCCCATAGGTGACCCGCCGCAGCCCGCCGACAACGCGCAGTTCATCTGCGCCGAGTGCGGCAAAACCTTCAGCCTGAAGGGGACGCTGAAGCgccacatgcgcacgcacaccggagagaaacccTTCAGCTGCGCAGTGTGCTCCAAAAGCTTCTCCACCAAGTCCGACATGAAGACGCACGTGGAGACGCACTCGGGCCAGAAGCCCTTCGGCTGCACCGTCTGCGGCGAGACCTTCACGCTCAAGCAGTACTTGAAGATCCACATGAAGCGCCACTTTGCCGACAAGCCCTTCAGCTGCACCGTCTGCGCCAAACGCTTCTTCACCAAAGCTCACTTGAAGACGCACATGAGGacgcacacgggggagaaacccTTCAGCTGCGAGGTTTGCGGCCGCTGCTTCTTCTGCAAGCGGGACGTCCGGACGCACATGAGGACgcacaccggggagaaaccCTTCACCTGCCCCGTGTGCAATAAAGGCTTCTCCACCAAAGCGTACGTCACCATGCACATGAGGACGCACACCGGCGAGAGACTCTTCAGCTGCGACGTCTGTCACAAAAGGTTCACCTTTAAGACACAAGTTAATAGTCACGTGTGTAtcgggcagaaaaaaaagcagtaaaaGCTCCGCGGGACTGTAACACATTCGCTGCcaacccaggaaaaaaaatcaatctttgACGTCTATAGTCGTCAGTGGCAGTGAATGCGTTAAAAAGGACGttatccatattttttttttctcaacaattTCAAACGGCTCACATATGTCTTAAAAAGCGTCTCTGACACTCTCCGCActtgtttgtgcattttggtgctcatttttttttgggggggggcaatcatTATCACAGAGAGCCTTCTGTATGCAACTCATGCTTCATGTGAAAATCAAGCAAAAATTCATAAAGTTGGGCAAGATTAGCAGGgaacaaaagggggggggggtgctggagcctatcccagctgtcttcgggcagtaggcgggggacaccctgaaccggttgccagccaatcacagacttTAGGACCCACCAACGAACATTTCGTAACACAAAACGCATGAATTAGCACTAATtgtcaaaaatatcattttcatttcattagaCAAAGATGATATTTTAGCACTCAGCAGCCCCAAATTACACAAAAACCATGAATACATCTTTgacacgtgggggggggggcagttgtcCAGTCTAATCAATCCACTTTCATGAAggcatacaattttttttttttttagaatatttaCCATTGAGAGGTTGACATTgcgaggatttggacaattttaataaaaaaaatgactgtaaaGAATTTAATTTAAAGCCTTATCCTTTGACTGGACTAACTCGAACTCAAGTAAAGGAACGATTTACACGGCAATCAAACGCTTCTGTAAACACTGAGAATGAACGGCGCTCGCTCAAAGATCTGCTGGCAATTCGAAGGTACATTTTCTATAGTCGTTCCCCCTTTAGCAACGGGCCAAACACGACATGATTGATTgtggctttgctttttttgtcgaTATACAATATGCGTTCATATCCATCACTTTGTGACAGCATCTCACACCATGTGACATTTGTCTTGTCAGACCGGCCGAGTAGTTTTACGCAATTTTAGGATTACTTCGCAGCGGTTGACGTCTCTTTTATGACCTCTAGGAGAGTTAGAATGTGACTTGAAAAGTGGCTTTTGCCGTTTTAAAATAAAGGTTTCAATCCAGAATTAATTCACTTTGCATTTTTTCTTTataattcaattattattattttttaatgggaaCGATTGTTTTGAACCTGCACTCGAATAATgacagtacagtattaaatACAGTGGTGCTTTGGTATTCAAGTgtcccaaagtttttttttttttagatcctaGCCATTGTTCAGCGGCTGTTTGGACACAAATGTTGGCGTAGAACATCTAGACAGACAATGTCAGGATAACTCGGGCATAAATTCTTAATGCTCTGCAAAGAGCCACCAGTGCTACACTTACCTGGGAATGTTATGTCTATCCTCATGggtgtattatactgccccctggtggccaagtcgTATATATACCAGGAGGAGCagcgggggtgaaaaaaaatggtacaaATGATCAAGTCTATTAATATAACAatcttactgtatgtttttaatcAAGTATGATATCACAGAGTGATATTTTTCAATgtcccaaagttttttttttttttagatcctaGCCATTTTTCAGCAGGCTGTTTGGACACAAATGTTGGCGTAGGACATCTAGACAGACAATGTCAGGATAACTCGGGC
Proteins encoded in this window:
- the LOC127605878 gene encoding gastrula zinc finger protein XlCGF57.1-like isoform X2; this encodes MAGTLRRGPSLPLNYQRRRKSRKCLAHRSTRRQLTGFERRGKMCKVRVLRELVKQRLNVAIEEIFKLFDQTLADYEEELCRTKAENVRQRELLDAVLKPQAVAHSTDIQQVLVESEEEVPSEQQEEPTETLHVKEENEDEDEWSSYGVKREDDSAPHGRGEENRSGASWEIEAKADVGDDISASSDTELSDDAKEPSDPKGDNGPLICAECGKTFVQRGNLNRHLRTHSGEKPFVCSFCSKSFTRKSDLKVHMQAKHTGEKPFNCDVCAKKFPVKKYLMIHMRTHSLEKPFACSACSKAFAAKAELEAHGDGEHCGASSQAAAPPPAPHSSETDPTPKTPIGDPPQPADNAQFICAECGKTFSLKGTLKRHMRTHTGEKPFSCAVCSKSFSTKSDMKTHVETHSGQKPFGCTVCGETFTLKQYLKIHMKRHFADKPFSCTVCAKRFFTKAHLKTHMRTHTGEKPFSCEVCGRCFFCKRDVRTHMRTHTGEKPFTCPVCNKGFSTKAYVTMHMRTHTGERLFSCDVCHKRFTFKTQVNSHVCIGQKKKQ